One stretch of Zingiber officinale cultivar Zhangliang chromosome 6B, Zo_v1.1, whole genome shotgun sequence DNA includes these proteins:
- the LOC121991990 gene encoding uncharacterized protein LOC121991990 isoform X1, translating to MEVNSLLRFSSPKLNLSPNFFPNSSRSSRLRIPLLLGFHPVPHKGVVLSSSARNSLPLSPPCAVAEALEQAAETSSAPGASSPSKVDKSGRFCSPRAARELALMIAYAACLEGSDPVRLFDKRVNAKREPGYVFDKAVLLQYNHMSFGGAPVEVETEEEAEELMLQNDKDSANEEEVLSAPPKLVYNRFVLRFTRDMLVAVVDRWNDHVRFIDKIIPQNWKDEPAARILELCILHLAMAEITATGTRHQIVINEAVDLAKRFCDGCAPRVINGCLRTFVKDYNPVNSARPLEMPKA from the exons ATGGAGGTGAATTCTCTCCTCCGCTTCTCTTCTCCAAAGCTCAATCTTTCTCCCAACTTCTTCCCCAATTCTTCTCGTTCTTCTCGTCTTCGGATTCCTCTCTTGCTGGGCTTCCATCCGGTACCGCATAAAGGCGTCGTCCTCTCGTCATCTGCTCGGAATTCGCTCCCCCTTTCGCCTCCCTGTGCAGTTGCCGAAGCCTTGGAACAAGCGGCGGAGACGTCGAGTGCGCCAGGAGCCTCTTCGCCCTCGAAGGTCGACAAGAGCGGGAGGTTCTGTAGCCCGAGAGCTGCTCGCGAGCTCGCTCT GATGATTGCTTATGCTGCTTGTTTAGAAGGGTCTGATCCAGTTCGGCTCTTTGACAAGAGAGTGAACGCGAAAAGAG AGCCTGGTTATGTTTTCGACAAGGCCGTCCTGCTGCAATACAATCACATGAGCTTTGGCGGGGCTCCTGTTGAGGTAGAGACAGAAGAAGAGGCAGAAGAGTTGATGCTACAAAATGATAAGGATTCTGCAAACG AAGAAGAAGTTTTATCAGCCCCTCCAAAGTTGGTCTACAACAGATTTGTTTTGCG CTTCACAAGGGATATGTTGGTAGCTGTGGTTGATCGGTGGAATGATCATGTTCGGTTCATTGACAAAATAATCCCCCAAAACTGGAAG GATGAACCTGCAGCAAGAATTTTGGAACTCTGCATTCTGCACCTTGCCATGGCTGAAATAACAGCCACAGGAACTAGGCACCAAATTGTCATTAACGAG GCTGTTGATCTTGCCAAGCGTTTTTGCGACGGCTGTGCCCCTCGAGTGATCAATGGATGCCTCCGCACTTTCGTTAAAGATTATAACCCAGTCAATTCTGCCCGGCCTTTAGAGATGCCAAAAGCTTGA
- the LOC121991990 gene encoding uncharacterized protein LOC121991990 isoform X2, with translation MEVNSLLRFSSPKLNLSPNFFPNSSRSSRLRIPLLLGFHPVPHKGVVLSSSARNSLPLSPPCAVAEALEQAAETSSAPGASSPSKVDKSGRFCSPRAARELALMIAYAACLEGSDPVRLFDKRVNAKREPGYVFDKAVLLQYNHMSFGGAPVEVETEEEAEELMLQNDKDSANEEEVLSAPPKLVYNRFVLRFTRDMLVAVVDRWNDHVRFIDKIIPQNWKVWMNLQQEFWNSAFCTLPWLK, from the exons ATGGAGGTGAATTCTCTCCTCCGCTTCTCTTCTCCAAAGCTCAATCTTTCTCCCAACTTCTTCCCCAATTCTTCTCGTTCTTCTCGTCTTCGGATTCCTCTCTTGCTGGGCTTCCATCCGGTACCGCATAAAGGCGTCGTCCTCTCGTCATCTGCTCGGAATTCGCTCCCCCTTTCGCCTCCCTGTGCAGTTGCCGAAGCCTTGGAACAAGCGGCGGAGACGTCGAGTGCGCCAGGAGCCTCTTCGCCCTCGAAGGTCGACAAGAGCGGGAGGTTCTGTAGCCCGAGAGCTGCTCGCGAGCTCGCTCT GATGATTGCTTATGCTGCTTGTTTAGAAGGGTCTGATCCAGTTCGGCTCTTTGACAAGAGAGTGAACGCGAAAAGAG AGCCTGGTTATGTTTTCGACAAGGCCGTCCTGCTGCAATACAATCACATGAGCTTTGGCGGGGCTCCTGTTGAGGTAGAGACAGAAGAAGAGGCAGAAGAGTTGATGCTACAAAATGATAAGGATTCTGCAAACG AAGAAGAAGTTTTATCAGCCCCTCCAAAGTTGGTCTACAACAGATTTGTTTTGCG CTTCACAAGGGATATGTTGGTAGCTGTGGTTGATCGGTGGAATGATCATGTTCGGTTCATTGACAAAATAATCCCCCAAAACTGGAAGGTCTG GATGAACCTGCAGCAAGAATTTTGGAACTCTGCATTCTGCACCTTGCCATGGCTGAAATAA
- the LOC121991989 gene encoding glucan endo-1,3-beta-glucosidase 8-like → MGARRFLQLFLLLGLCACLVQGLGVNWGTMATHPLPPKTVVQLLKDNNITRVKLFDANSDSMSALAGTNIEVMVAIPNNMLKTMNDYGAARDWVKRSVTRYNFQGGVNIKYVAVGNEPFLESYNGSFLNATFPAFKNIQNALNDAGVGDTIKATIPLNADVYNSPVNNPVPSAGRFRTDINDLMIEIVTFMNQTRAPFTVNIYPFLSLYLNADFPVNYAFFDGGSDPVNDNGILYTNVFDANFDTLVSALGRVGLGNLPIIIGEVGWPTDGDRNANAAYAERFYNGLLPRLAANRGTPLRPSQYIEVYLFSLIDEDYKSIQPGNFERHWGILKYDGQPKFNIDLTGQGRSIMLVPASGVSYLPRKWCVFDPNGGGNISTLGDQITFACTYSDCTSLGYGSSCNGLDTNGNASYAFNMYYQVQNHQDMSCDFQGLATETTQDPSTSSPACNFTIQIEPYYYSTASSTPIVPLLAVFIQALLALVLM, encoded by the exons ATGGGGGCTCGCAGATTCTTGCAGCTTTTCCTCCTCCTTGGGCTCTGTGCTTGCTTGGTTCAAGGCCTGGGGGTGAACTGGGGGACCATGGCGACTCACCCGCTGCCTCCCAAGACTGTGGTTCAGCTTCTCAAAGACAACAACATCACCAGAGTCAAGCTCTTCGATGCCAACTCCGATTCCATGAGCGCCCTCGCCGGCACCAACATCGAGGTCATGGTAGCCATCCCCAACAACATGCTGAAGACCATGAACGATTACGGCGCGGCACGGGACTGGGTGAAGAGGAGCGTCACTCGATACAATTTCCAAGGAGGAGTAAACATCAA GTATGTGGCAGTTGGAAATGAGCCATTCCTTGAATCTTACAATGGCTCATTCTTGAATGCCACCTTCCCAGCCTTCAAGAACATCCAAAATGCCCTCAATGATGCCGGTGTCGGTGATACCATAAAGGCCACAATTCCTCTCAACGCTGATGTCTACAATTCGCCCGTGAACAACCCAGTTCCATCAGCCGGAAGGTTTAGAACCGACATAAATGATCTCATGATAGAAATCGTCACGTTCATGAACCAGACTAGGGCACCCTTCACCGTCAACATCTACCCTTTCTTGAGCCTGTATTTGAATGCAGATTTCCCGGTGAACTATGCTTTCTTCGATGGCGGAAGCGATCCTGTCAATGACAATGGAATTCTCTACACCAATGTGTTTGATGCCAATTTCGATACTTTGGTCTCAGCTCTTGGGCGGGTCGGCTTGGGTAATTTGCCGATCATCATCGGAGAGGTAGGTTGGCCAACAGACGGAGATAGAAATGCGAATGCGGCCTATGCTGAGAGGTTCTACAATGGGCTTCTTCCACGCCTTGCGGCGAACCGAGGCACACCTCTTCGCCCAAGCCAATACATTGAGGTCTACTTGTTCAGCCTGATCGATGAGGATTACAAGAGCATTCAGCCAGGGAACTTTGAGCGGCACTGGGGGATCCTCAAGTACGACGGGCAACCAAAATTCAACATTGATCTCACAGGGCAAGGGCGAAGCATCATGCTTGTGCCCGCGAGCGGGGTGTCTTACTTGCCGAGGAAGTGGTGTGTGTTCGACCCAAATGGCGGTGGAAACATAAGCACCCTCGGCGATCAGATCACGTTCGCGTGCACTTATTCCGACTGCACCTCTCTTGGCTATGGCTCTTCCTGCAATGGCTTGGACACTAATGGCAATGCCTCCTATGCCTTCAACATGTACTACCAAGTGCAGAACCACCAGGACATGAGCTGTGACTTTCAAGGTCTCGCGACTGAGACGACGCAGGATCCGTCGACATCGTCTCCGGCTTGTAACTTCACCATCCAGATCGAGCCTTATTACTATTCTACTGCTTCTTCCACTCCAATTGTGCCATTGCTTGCAGTATTCATCCAAGCATTGCTTGCCCTTGTGTTGATGTAG